Proteins encoded together in one Lachnospiraceae bacterium JLR.KK008 window:
- a CDS encoding cupin domain-containing protein: MFIKHENDEEYRFGDSGPKYLMKGPRSNFALVQFQPGQHFQAHYHQIMEENFFILSGKVDIVVDGTIHTLTEGQLIHIDPLEVHYVANPYDEPVKMVSTLAPYQIQDKTDVENPPYDRLNK; this comes from the coding sequence ATGTTTATCAAGCATGAAAATGACGAAGAATACCGCTTCGGAGACAGCGGACCCAAATATCTGATGAAAGGTCCCCGTTCCAACTTTGCCCTCGTTCAGTTCCAGCCGGGACAACACTTTCAGGCACATTATCATCAGATTATGGAGGAGAACTTCTTTATTTTGAGTGGTAAAGTGGATATTGTCGTCGACGGCACGATCCATACCCTGACCGAAGGACAGTTGATCCATATTGATCCGCTGGAAGTTCATTATGTCGCCAATCCTTATGATGAGCCTGTGAAAATGGTTTCCACTCTGGCTCCTTATCAGATACAGGATAAGACAGATGTCGAAAATCCGCCCTATGACCGCCTGAACAAATAA